In Mytilus trossulus isolate FHL-02 chromosome 10, PNRI_Mtr1.1.1.hap1, whole genome shotgun sequence, the DNA window aaaaaagttaaaaatgccaaataaagtacgaagtagaagagcatcgaggaccaacattcctaaaagttttgccaaatacagctaaggtaatctatgcctaagGTAAAACAGCCGTTTTAACAATTTATGCATTCAAAAGTCGTTAACGTATTCATCATCACATACATATACCTAAGTCAgaattaatttttgattttaattgtaGGAGTAAACCATCAAAGTATGTCTGACATAAAGTCCGTCGCTTGCACATTCAtcgatgaaaataaaaatcgaCTCAATGACCTTAGCCAAGACATTTGGAAAACACCAGAGCTGGGTTTCCAAGAGTTCCATGCACATGAAGTGCTTACAAAATTTCTAGAGAAAAATGGATTTGATGTGACTAGAAAGTACAAAATAGACACTGCCTTCCGAGCTGTTTATGGTGAGGGAAAACCCCATATTGCAGTTATTTGTGAATATGATGCTTTACCAAATATAGGACACGCATGTGGCCATAACCTTATCGCAGAAGTAGGCGTGGCCACAGGGATTGCGATTAAGGAAGCAATGTCAACACAAAACCTGAAGTGTGGAAAGgtaagtttataaataaaaattgatattttatttcctttaattaaaagaatttggaatttttaaagCTGCATCAGATGGTACATGCATTGCTAGGAGCTTTTCCACATCTGGACAGCTCACCGTAACCATGACACGCTCCTGTTGATAATTCAAACAGTTAtcccttttttaatttaatttcagcCAAAACAGCATGGTCAGATTTTTCAGGATTGCGAAATTCGTGTTAATTTCGTTAAACTAAATGTTCCTTTATTTAGACCATTCATTTTCCGTTGAGCACCCGAACGGTTTCCAACGTTCGAAATATTTGGTATTGGTATATTCTATAAAagtaattacaaaacaaatgttaaataccactgaactaaaaaaaatttttttttttgaaaaatggatTGAAAGATATtcctttttgtatttaaaaaaggtgATTAACAAAACACAGGTGTTTACTAATATTATATAGTATGCTAACGGATAATGTCCTTTGTATCTATTTAAAGCTTTCAGTAATTGGAACACCAGCAGAAGAAGGGAAATGTGGGAAGTCCTACATGATAGCTGCAGGTGTATTTAATGACGTTGATGTCGCCATGATGGCTCATCCTTCACAATTTACATTATCTAAACCTCTTATGGTTGCTATGACTCCGtaagtttataatttattgtcGTCAAGTTCTATATACTTACATATATTCTTGATGGACAAGAACAATCGCCACTCTATTTCTTTTCTTCATCTTTAATAATAGTTTTTGGAGCTTCAATGATACtagtatattttaaacaatttactaTTCAGGATATTATGGAAGGGCTATATAATTGTAGTAATAAAAGGTACCAGACTTATAATTTGATTTGCTAGAGTcggcaagacgcgcgtttcgtctacacaagactcatcagtgacgctcagttaAAAAAAGGTTCTACACCAGTCAATCAGCAATTCCATGGCATAGTTTTTGCATTTGATTGATCAATGTTTAAAATCAAGTCTGCAATAATAAcccattatttttcatttcagagtCAACATACGTTTTACAGGAAAGGCATCACATGCATCATCTTTTCCCTGGGACGGAGTTAATGCTTTAGACGCAGCAGTAACTTGTTATAACAATATATCATGTATGAGACAGCAGATGAAACCAATGTGGAGAGCTATGGGTAAAAAGTAAAACTAGTTTAATTCTCGCAAGGTGTCCAAATTTAATGGGCAATAACAAAGGATATCTTATACTATGTATccaattttaaagtttggttACAAATAGATTCCCCAAAAGTACTCAATCTATAAAAACTGTACATGTTCATGCCGAAACTGGACACAACGTACGGTAATGTACAGGAGGGTTGATTGTATCAATTATCAAGAATGTCGGATGTATAGACCATTGGaatcaataaatgtatttccGTTACACTAAATTTTATGAGCTGATCATGTAAGACGAATCTTCAATGtgacaaataattaaataacttATCGTCGATGGGCttctaaaatgttttaaattacaaatttttcaagaaaaaaatatgt includes these proteins:
- the LOC134687395 gene encoding peptidase M20 domain-containing protein 2-like, with translation MFIATVFRIRTRFCQTLNITRTLCLHRVNHQSMSDIKSVACTFIDENKNRLNDLSQDIWKTPELGFQEFHAHEVLTKFLEKNGFDVTRKYKIDTAFRAVYGEGKPHIAVICEYDALPNIGHACGHNLIAEVGVATGIAIKEAMSTQNLKCGKLSVIGTPAEEGKCGKSYMIAAGVFNDVDVAMMAHPSQFTLSKPLMVAMTPVNIRFTGKASHASSFPWDGVNALDAAVTCYNNISCMRQQMKPMWRAMGIIKKGGDVPNIIPNEAELEYYLSTPTDEELNILKEKFVGCIEGAATATGCKATYKFADHFYSALMSNNRMAKLFEENASSIGVHIDNDLDVVLKYGGATDMGNVSRIVPSIHPKYYIGTKICNHNEGFTTASGDPAAQPYTLAISKALAMTALDIYTNPAVLKEIKEEFSNITQ